The Artemia franciscana chromosome 18, ASM3288406v1, whole genome shotgun sequence genome includes a window with the following:
- the LOC136038993 gene encoding RING-box protein 1A-like, with amino-acid sequence MCDKGVNIDKSSNNHHTDSVREKKKRFKVVKFGPVSTWAWDVAVETCAICRNNFYDLCIECEAKHTADAEDCSGAWGVCNHSFHLHCIAKWLKTREVCPLDNTPWQYQNLTI; translated from the coding sequence ATGTGCGACAAAGGagttaatatagataaaagttcaaataatcaCCATACAGATTCAGTAcgtgaaaagaaaaaacggtTCAAAGTGGTGAAGTTTGGTCCTGTTTCCACTTGGGCTTGGGATGTTGCTGTGGAGACCTGCGCCATTTGTCGGAATAACTTCTACGATTTATGTATAGAGTGCGAGGCTAAGCATACAGCTGATGCAGAAGATTGCAGTGGAGCATGGGGTGTATGTAACCACTCTTTTCATTTGCATTGCATAGCTAAATGGTTGAAAACACGGGAAGTCTGTCCCTTAGACAATACACCTTGGCAATACCAAAATTTGACAATCTAA